A portion of the Flavobacterium limnophilum genome contains these proteins:
- a CDS encoding glycosidase, which yields MQHKNKNISNGVMLNVYPDSIGEKFSDTVSMLKRDDFKDVFSFIYVLPTFFNSDLDRGFSIIDYDINKDLVDIKDLKDLNELQIKLKFDIVLNHLSVASPQFKDLLQYGNESKFKDFFINWNEFWEGNGLKNEDGIVIPKPEFLQKLFMRKSGLPILKVRFPDGTEQPYWNTFYQQITYNPIAVADLQNIKGLTEAQSMFIVPLVNAAINNNQDFTTINFEDCTPLKSEILQIIEQKRSYLGQMDVNAASPLVWEFYEETLKKLSDYGCTILRLDAFAYLHKQVGESNFFNKPGTWDYLERIKKIAQQNNLMLLPEIHAEYGLHLHDEVANEGYYIYDFFLPGLTIHTIENQTSSALLSWAKEIIAKRYKTVNMLGCHDGIPVLDLKGKEVNGVYNKGLLEDAEIEKIMTTIMERGGRVKNLYDPSGNKISYYQINATFFSALGEDEQKLLLARAIQMFMPGIPQVWYLDIFAGKNNYEAADNGGSAGHKEINRTTLSMHDIEQGLKTEVVNKQLEFIRLRNTSNAFSGEVKINDAEEDILDIKWSNGNTVAHLKANLKTKNFTIDHTENGLTSTMYF from the coding sequence ATGCAACATAAAAATAAAAATATCAGCAATGGTGTAATGCTAAATGTTTATCCGGATAGTATAGGAGAGAAATTTAGTGATACCGTAAGTATGCTCAAGAGGGATGATTTTAAAGATGTCTTTTCTTTTATATATGTATTACCTACTTTTTTCAACAGTGATTTAGACAGGGGTTTTTCCATCATTGATTATGACATAAACAAGGATTTAGTTGACATAAAAGATTTAAAGGATTTGAATGAACTCCAGATAAAGCTGAAATTTGACATTGTGTTAAATCATCTTTCTGTAGCTTCACCACAATTTAAAGACCTATTGCAATACGGTAATGAATCTAAATTCAAAGATTTTTTTATCAATTGGAATGAGTTCTGGGAAGGAAACGGTCTGAAAAATGAAGATGGAATTGTAATCCCCAAACCAGAGTTTCTCCAAAAATTGTTCATGAGGAAATCGGGTTTGCCTATATTGAAAGTACGTTTTCCAGATGGCACAGAACAGCCTTATTGGAATACTTTTTATCAGCAAATAACTTACAATCCAATTGCAGTAGCAGATTTACAAAACATAAAAGGATTGACTGAGGCTCAAAGTATGTTTATTGTTCCTCTAGTGAATGCCGCAATAAATAATAATCAAGATTTCACAACAATAAATTTTGAAGATTGCACTCCTCTAAAATCAGAAATTTTACAAATTATAGAGCAAAAACGTTCTTATCTAGGACAAATGGACGTCAATGCTGCATCGCCTTTGGTTTGGGAATTTTATGAGGAGACACTAAAAAAATTAAGTGATTATGGTTGTACTATTCTTCGATTAGACGCTTTTGCCTATTTGCACAAACAAGTTGGGGAATCCAATTTTTTTAATAAACCGGGGACTTGGGACTATCTTGAGCGTATCAAGAAAATAGCACAGCAAAATAATTTGATGCTGTTGCCAGAAATTCACGCAGAATATGGTTTGCATTTACACGATGAAGTAGCTAATGAAGGATATTATATCTATGACTTTTTCTTGCCTGGTTTAACGATTCACACTATCGAAAATCAAACCAGTAGCGCCTTGCTCAGTTGGGCTAAGGAAATTATTGCCAAAAGATATAAAACGGTAAACATGCTCGGTTGCCACGATGGAATACCCGTTTTAGATTTGAAGGGCAAGGAAGTAAACGGCGTTTACAATAAAGGATTGCTGGAAGATGCCGAGATTGAAAAAATTATGACCACAATTATGGAACGTGGTGGTCGTGTGAAAAATCTCTATGACCCTTCGGGGAATAAAATTTCTTATTATCAAATCAATGCCACGTTTTTTAGCGCATTGGGAGAAGACGAACAAAAGTTGCTTTTGGCAAGAGCCATTCAAATGTTTATGCCGGGAATTCCGCAGGTTTGGTATCTCGATATTTTTGCAGGCAAAAATAATTACGAAGCGGCCGATAATGGAGGCAGTGCCGGACATAAAGAAATCAATCGCACTACATTGTCAATGCACGATATTGAACAAGGGTTAAAAACAGAAGTTGTCAACAAACAGCTTGAATTCATTCGCTTAAGAAATACTTCGAATGCCTTTTCAGGTGAAGTAAAAATAAATGATGCTGAAGAGGACATCTTGGATATCAAATGGTCCAATGGCAACACGGTCGCGCACTTAAAAGCAAACCTTAAAACGAAAAATTTCACAATTGACCATACTGAAAATGGCTTGACAAGTACTATGTATTTTTAA
- a CDS encoding inorganic diphosphatase, protein MAADKITTFDVLIEIPRGSRNKYEYDFEIKRIRFDRMLFSSMMYPADYGFFPETLALDGDPLDVLVLINEPTFPGCVMEVKPIGVFHMADDKGSDDKIICVPVSDPIWSSLKDLSDINPHLLKEIEHFFQVYKDLEQKIVDVEGWGDVNEAMSIIKECTERFDKIENKPEGLFSIK, encoded by the coding sequence ATGGCAGCAGACAAAATAACCACTTTCGATGTATTAATCGAAATTCCAAGAGGAAGCAGAAACAAGTATGAATATGATTTTGAAATAAAAAGAATACGTTTTGACAGAATGTTGTTCTCGTCGATGATGTATCCGGCAGACTATGGGTTTTTTCCTGAAACCTTGGCCTTGGATGGTGACCCTTTGGACGTTTTGGTTTTAATTAACGAACCAACTTTTCCAGGATGTGTGATGGAAGTAAAACCAATCGGTGTGTTTCACATGGCCGACGACAAAGGTTCTGACGATAAAATAATCTGTGTTCCTGTTTCGGATCCTATCTGGAGTTCTTTGAAGGATTTGAGCGATATTAATCCACACTTGCTGAAAGAAATCGAGCATTTTTTCCAAGTTTATAAAGACCTTGAACAAAAAATAGTAGATGTAGAAGGTTGGGGAGACGTAAATGAAGCGATGTCAATCATAAAAGAATGTACCGAACGTTTTGACAAAATTGAAAATAAACCAGAAGGGTTGTTCAGTATCAAATAA
- a CDS encoding DNA-3-methyladenine glycosylase family protein, whose product MQEAIKYLSEKDTVFKLIVEKYGMPTIPKRPQGFETLVLLILEQQVSIDSAKATFLKLKAKEKNFEPEFLLHISDEEYRSIGVSRQKTAYIKALSHSIIQNEIDIESLASKSSQQVREELIKIKGIGNWTIDVYLMFSLQSPDIIPLGDIAVINTIKELLNIHDKQEIETYVVKWSPYRSAATFLLWHYYLNKRNRRVVY is encoded by the coding sequence ATGCAAGAAGCTATCAAATATCTTTCGGAAAAAGACACCGTTTTTAAGCTCATTGTCGAGAAATATGGAATGCCGACAATTCCTAAGCGTCCTCAAGGCTTCGAAACTTTGGTGCTCCTGATTCTGGAACAACAAGTTTCCATTGATTCGGCCAAAGCCACTTTTCTTAAATTAAAAGCCAAGGAAAAGAACTTTGAACCCGAATTTCTGCTGCATATTTCGGATGAAGAATATAGAAGCATTGGCGTAAGCCGGCAAAAAACAGCATACATCAAGGCATTGTCTCATTCGATAATTCAAAACGAAATAGATATTGAAAGTCTGGCTTCTAAATCTTCCCAACAAGTTCGGGAAGAATTAATCAAAATCAAGGGAATTGGCAACTGGACCATCGATGTATATTTGATGTTTTCGCTGCAATCGCCTGATATTATTCCGCTGGGAGATATTGCAGTCATCAATACCATTAAGGAGTTGCTTAACATTCACGACAAACAAGAAATAGAAACCTATGTGGTAAAATGGAGTCCGTATCGGTCTGCAGCAACTTTTTTACTATGGCATTATTATTTGAATAAAAGAAATAGGAGGGTAGTTTACTGA